A genome region from Leguminivora glycinivorella isolate SPB_JAAS2020 chromosome 13, LegGlyc_1.1, whole genome shotgun sequence includes the following:
- the LOC125232812 gene encoding beta-1,3-galactosyltransferase 5-like, with amino-acid sequence MQKRFVMLAVITILSLVVWIYWSSNLELHETIRIIKTSQNKFIKDLKISPSNTLCGKNPFIIIIMTSYVGHVELRSAHRRAMPPEYLAAMNATRIFMLTKIPPHEKYITQEAIEDESNTFGDILQGSFLENYRNLTFKHLMGLQWASKKCNDASYILKVDDDTVFNLEKTYKYLSNKKIDEDFLIGYMLNNTKPKRSKQNKWYVTWEEYPRNEYPSYMSGWYYITTPNTAARLTNEAMYHPYFWIDDILITGLLTEALKIKLIQLPKGFWLEYYELLECCLRDMINKNIMCDAVVGPNGGRNNLILEFNDGLSLCHKSKSCTKRTEEQSLDKVCVAFRERSIFSDGKPEVKFIKLR; translated from the exons atgcagaAACGATTTGTGATGCTTGCAGTAATAACGATATTAAGTTTAGTAGTTTGGATTTATTGGAGTTCAAACTTGGAACTTCATGAAACCATAAGAATCATTAAAACGAGTCAAAACAAATTTATAAAGGATCTTAAAATATCACCTTCAAATACACTATGTGGAA AAAatccatttataattataataatgacATCATATGTTGGCCATGTTGAACTGAGGAGTGCTCACCGTAGGGCAATGCCACCAGAGTACTTAGCAGCCATGAATGCAACCAGAATATTTATGTTGACAAAAATCCCGCCACATGAAAA atacaTTACTCAAGAAGCTATAGAAGATGAAAGCAACACTTTTGGGGACATCCTTCAAGGCTCATTTCTAGAAAACTACCGCAATTTAACATTCAAGCACCTGATGGGTCTGCAATGGGCCTCTAAGAAATGCAATGATGCGTCCTACATACTCAAAGTAGATGACGACACtgtatttaatttagaaaaaacatataaatattTGAGCAATAAAAAGATTGATGAAGATTTCCTTATCGGGTACATGTTGAACAATACAAAGCCAAAAAGAAGCAAACAAAATAAATGGTATGTGACATGGGAAGAATATCCAAGGAATGAATACCCATCGTACATGTCTGGCTGGTATTACATAACTACACCAAACACAGCTGCGAGACTAACAAATGAGGCAATGTACCATCCTTACTTCTGGATTGATGACATACTGATCACCGGTCTTTTGACTGAAGCTCTCAAAATAAAACTGATTCAGCTCCCTAAAGGATTTTGGCTTGAATACTATGAACTACTTGAATGTTGTCTAAGGGatatgataaataaaaatattatgtgtGATGCAGTAGTAGGGCCGAATGGTggtagaaataatttaattctaGAGTTTAATGATGGACTAAGTTTGTGTCATAAATCAAAAAGTTGTACAAAGAGAACTGAGGAGCAATCTCTTGACAAAGTATGTGTGGCTTTTAGAGAGAGAAGTATATTTAGTGATGGTAAGCCTGaagtaaaatttattaaattgaGATGA